In Castanea sativa cultivar Marrone di Chiusa Pesio chromosome 6, ASM4071231v1, a single window of DNA contains:
- the LOC142639647 gene encoding uncharacterized protein LOC142639647 — protein MVDQGSGADIMYLDLFKGLNLKLEDLTLYDSPLISFEGKAVIPKGQIHLPVQTGPKTVDVDFIVVNAYSPYTTIVAKPWLHALGAVSSTLHVKVKFPSREQIKEILGSQSVARQCISTAILHQAESRSLATEDL, from the coding sequence atggttgatcagggtagtggtgcggatattatgtaccttgATTTGTTTAAGGGGCTTAATCTAAAGTTGGAGGATCTCACTCTTTATGACTCGCCgctgataagttttgaagggaaggcggTCATACCAAAAGGACAAATTCATCTGCCTGTGCAAACAGGCCCAAAAACGGTGGATGTGGATTTTATTGTAGTTAACGCTTATTCTCCATACACGACCATCGTAGCCaagccttggctgcatgctttgggtgctgtaTCTTCAACGTTGCATGTCAAGGTGAAGTTCCCTTCAAGGGAACAGATCAAAGAAATTCTCGGAAGTCAATCAGTGGCTAGACAATGTATATCGACTGCGATATTGCATCAGGCTGAATCTAGATCCTTGGCTACTGAGGACTTATAG
- the LOC142638630 gene encoding protein DETOXIFICATION 19-like, giving the protein MSRNTSSDSATPLLEASDHHHNEEEEEEEEETNKGCCKNVLDVEEAKTQLLFSLPMILTNVFCYLITLISVMFAGHLGELELAGATLANSWAVVTGLAVMIGLSGSLETLCGQGFGAKVYRLLGIYLQASCIISFLFSIIIAIIWFYTEPILILLHQETEIAKTAAHYIRFLIPGLFAYGFLQNILRFLQTQSILWPLVIFTGLPLVIHIGIAYALVHWTSLSFVGAPLAASVSLWLSVLMLASYVTCTKKFEQTWEGFSLESFQYILTSLKLALPSAAMVCLEYWAFEILVLLAGLLQNSETTTSLIAMCVNTEAISYMFTYGLSAAASTRVSNELGAGHPNRAKNAMGVSLKLSLLVGVTLVLAIAFGHNIWASFFSDSPEIIKEFASMTPLLAISIFIDSVQGVISGVARGCGWQHLAVYVNLATFYIIGVPIACVLGFKTNLQAKGLWIGLICGLSSQAVALFLITLRTKWAKLSLPEKDNRKNPVLV; this is encoded by the exons ATGTCACGAAACACAAGTTCAGATAGTGCTACACCCTTGTTAGAGGCCAGTGATCATcatcacaatgaagaagaagaagaagaagaagaagaaacaaataaagGGTGTTGTAAGAATGTGTTGGATGTGGAAGAGGCCAAGACCCAATTGTTGTTTTCCCTACCAATGATTCTCACCAATGTTTTCTGCTACTTAATAACCTTAATATCTGTCATGTTCGCCGGCCACCTTGGTGAGCTCGAGCTTGCCGGTGCGACTCTTGCAAACTCGTGGGCAGTTGTCACAGGCCTCGCTGTCATG ATTGGGTTAAGTGGATCACTTGAGACACTTTGCGGACAAGGATTTGGAGCAAAAGTATACAGACTGTTGGGGATTTATCTACAAGCTTCTTGTATCATATCCTTCCTCTTCTCTATCATCATAGCCATTATCTGGTTCTATACAGAACCTATACTAATCTTACTTCATCAAGAAACTGAGATTGCAAAGACGGCCGCTCATTATATAAGGTTTCTCATTCCTGGATTATTTGCATATGGCTTCCTGCAAAACATCTTGAGGTTTCTTCAGACACAATCTATTTTGTGGCCCCTGGTCATATTCACAGGGCTACCATTGGTTATTCATATTGGCATTGCATATGCTTTAGTACACTGGACATCTCTCAGTTTTGTGGGAGCTCCATTGGCAGCTTCAGTTTCATTATGGCTATCAGTCCTTATGTTGGCCTCGTATGTGACTTGTACAAAGAAATTTGAGCAAACATGGGAGGGATTTTCATTGGAATCATTCCAATACATTCTTACAAGCTTGAAACTAGCCCTTCCTTCTGCAGCAATGGTATG TTTGGAGTACTGGGCTTTCGAGATTCTGGTTCTCTTAGCGGGATTGTTGCAAAACTCAGAAACAACCACTTCATTGATTGCTATGTG CGTGAATACAGAAGCTATCTCTTACATGTTCACATATGGTCTCAGTGCTGCTGCAAG CACAAGAGTGTCAAATGAGTTGGGAGCAGGCCATCCCAACCGGGCAAAGAATGCCATGGGTGTGAGTCTAAAGCTCTCTCTGCTTGTTGGGGTCACACTTGTTTTGGCTATTGCATTTGGTCACAATATATGGGCTAGTTTCTTCAGTGATAGCCCTGAAATCATTAAGGAATTTGCTTCAATGACTCCTCTGCTTGCAATTTCAATATTCATTGATTCAGTGCAAGGTGTAATTTCAG GGGTGGCCAGAGGATGTGGTTGGCAGCACTTGGCTGTTTATGTTAACTTGGCGACCTTCTATATCATTGGTGTACCAATTGCATGCGTCCTTGGATTTAAGACGAATCTGCAAGCTAAG GGTTTGTGGATTGGCTTGATCTGTGGCCTCTCCAGCCAAGCTGTTGccctttttttaattacacTGCGAACCAAATGGGCTAAACTAAGCCTCCCCGAGAAAGATAATAGAAAAAACCCAGTTTTGGTTTAA